AATGAATTCACGACTCCCCTTACCCAAATATCTTTGGTATTTTCCTCAGATAGTGAGTTTTCAATGAGCTTATGAATAGCTTGGACATCTGTAGCTAGGGACCATAAATTATTAGGAATTAAAGAGGTTGTTTGTGGTTTCTCATTAGGGAATGGGATGTAACCTGTTGGTTGCCAACTCAAATCGATTTTTTTAGAGGAGCCCCCTCCAGAAAAGGCGACATTTATTAAAGAAGTTTCCCAGGTTCCTTGATGGCCATAATGAATGAGATCACCATCTGGGAAACTAGGCAAGGGATCGGTAAGGGTAATCGTTCCTTGTGTTGTTAACTGTACAACATCAGCGCTCAGAGGATTGTCTAGAAGGGGATTTTTGTAGAAATCTGGATTAGCATTTTCAAGAACTATAGGTCCGGAAATTGTTATATTTCCCTGATTTCCTGTAGTGCCAATGTTTACATATCTTTGATTTGAAAAGTTGGTAAGATCCACGTGAACATTTTTTAAATCTATGCTCTCTGAAGAAAGTAGGCTAGTTGCTGAAGAGGAATCATCAGGATTAATCTCTAAAAGTACTTTAGAGCTACTATTTGTCTGAGTGAAAGATTTTGTAGTGAGTACGGCTCCATTTTTTATTACTAAAGTTCCCGCTGCTAATTCTATAGGTTGTGTAAGCTGGGATACGTTGTTCATCCCTGGGTTGCCACTAAAAATAAGCGTCCCTGTATAACCAGTTGCATTGATTGTTAATTTTTCTGTGGAATTAGCCTGATCTCCAGTAATCGGATCATTAAAAGTAATAGAGTGCCCTTGTTTGATTGTTATCTCAGTAATTTTAGCTCCCGTACCAAGGTGCATGGCATTATTTCCTTGAGAGCTGATATTTCCTTCAAAAAGCAGATCTCCTGATATAGCCAGGAGGTTTACAATGCCATCAGGTGCAATATAGACAGCTCCTCCCTTACCTCCCGCTCTGTTATTGGTAAGTTTGATATTCCCATGGGCAGTAAGCCTGAGACCTTGGGTATAGATAGCTCCTCCGTTTTGTCCTGCAGAGTTTCCAGAAAATTCCGTATACTGCGTTGATTGAACAAGGACCAAGAAGTCGTTAGGATGAGGCAGAGCAGCGCCTTCTTTAAGGATGCTAGTGATAGCTCCGCCATTGGTTTTGGAAAAATTATTTGTAAATATGGCTGAATTATTATTGGAGATTCTTACTCCGGAGCCCTCACAATAGATAGCTCCTTGACCTTCTGTTACTGCATTTTCTGGGCAACCAGAAAATAGCAATTTATCGAGTCTGAAAAAGGACAAACTTTCATCATTATTCGCTACTTGGCGAATAGCGGCTCCTTGACCTGTTAGGGAGATATTCTCAAAAATCAATGAGTGCTGGTTTCCTTGGAAAGAGAGATCCCCCGCTGTATTTACAAAGCAATTTCCTACTGCTGTTGCAGGAGGTTGTGGTTGTGGAGGTGTTCCCGTAGAGGGAATAACCTCGCTAATATTTTTAAAGGTAATATCACCAGCACTAAGTTGATAACTTGTCCCTCCAGCTTTACTTGTTTCTTTTGTTGTCATTGTTTCTGTTAATCCGTCCACACCTTGTGTGAGATCGTCGGTGGGGGCTTTGATTTCGATACGCTTAGATCCTGGTTCTAGAGGAAGAAACGTTGGTTGTGTTGGATTAGGTTGAGTAGAGGCCTGAGAGGGATTAGCAAGAGCTGTATGAGCGGTAGAAAATATAAAATAGAGAAGTGCAAATTTTTGAGAAAATAGTTTCATGTGATACTTGTGTGTGGGAAACTTTCTTTCCAGGTAGATAAAAAAATAAAAAAAATCAATATGCCTGAAAAGGTCTTGTGAGGCAGAAAAGAACAATCCCTGCATACAAAGAACAGGGATTGTGATTTAGGATGAAAATCTCAAGGAGATTTTCTTTTTCCTATGTGTTAAAAATGCATAGAAGTTCCAGCATTTGCCTGGTAGTTAATAGAGGATTTTCTTAGTTCGCAAACTCCCTGAGCAAATAATGTCATCCTCGGATTAATAGGGAAATTCCCATTACCTTCGAGGTATGCTGCGTGTCTATGGAGATTAGAAGCAGGAGTTATGTAGGGAGCTGTTGGAACTATAGATATTAACTGCGTGGTATTTTGGGGATTTTTTCTATAAACATCCCCACTATAGGCTGCTGAAAGCTCATAGCTAATATCATGGGAGTGCCCTTGAAGCTTCACTCCTGGAGATACGGAGATATTATTTAGGTGCGTAGCATTAAAAATACGCGGATTAAATCCTTTTTCACGAAATCCTTGTTGGCGTGCGTAGGCTCCCTGTGTTTTTATAAAGGGGGAGACTTCTTTTAAGAATATAGGATTGTTAGGAACAGAAAGGAGAATGGCCATTCCTAAATCTCCTGCGAAACAGCGGTTATTCCATGAGCTTTTTGCTTTCCGTGATGGCGTGTAGTTTATCTTCATGGAGTTGTTTTCATAGAAGAAACCAAATTGCCCATGGAAACTCACAGGAATCTCTTGATAGAGGGGTGCTTGTATCCATTTAAAAGCTCCGGGGAGATTCGTGGCATACTTAGCATATAGAGATCCTGAAAATAACTTTTCGTGAATTTTCGCATGCTTATAGTCTTGGGAATTTCCAAATATCTGGCAGAATCCTACGCTAAAGTTAAAATTCGTTGGGGTTTGAGAACTTGCCCCTATGGCATAGCCACTACCTCTATGACGGAATTTCTCTTCATCACCTGAACGATGCTTATGCAACGAGTTAACAATGGAGCTTATCCAAAAATCTTTAGAGCTTGCTACTCTTGCAGAGTTTTCAATGAGCTTTTGAATAGCTCGGGTGTCGGAGACTAAAGACCAAAGGTTATCAGGAACTAGTGATGTAGTATTTGGCTTTTCATGAGGGAAAGGCACGTATCCTGTGGGTTGCCAAGCAACAGCAGCAGTTTTTGTAGATCCTCCTCCTGCACTTGGAACATCTTGCCAACCTATTCTCCAAATTCCCTGATATCCGTAGTGTAAGGGGTCTTCTTTGACTACATAGCTTTCATTATTTAGGGTAATGGTACCTTTAGTAGTGGCAAGATTTAGCAGCTGCTTTTGTAAAATTTGATCAAGATCGGGATTAGCATAAAAATCTCCACCAGGGATAACCAAGGTTAAAGGTCCCGAAACAGTTATTGTTCCAGAGCTGCTTGTTGCAAAGATAGTTGCATAACCATGAGTATCTATATCGTTAAGCTTCACTTGGACATTTTTCAAATCTATAGCTTCAGAAGCTTGTAGCGATGTATTTGCTGGTGTTGGCCCTGAATTAATTTCTAATACTAATTTAGAATTGGCATCTGTTTGAGTGAAGGATTTTAAAGATAAAATAGCTCCTTGTCTTAAAATTAAGGACCCTGCCTCTAACTTTACAGGCTGACTAATCTGTGATAGATTTGTTTCTTCTTCTGCAGAAAAGACGATATCTCCTGTATAGGTGGTTTGACCATTTGCCTTGTTAATAGATAGGGGCACTGTTTGATCAGCCTGCATTCCCTCGATGTTATCAAAGAAATAGATCCCCATGCCTTCTTTAGCATTTAGCTGGGTGATTTTTGCATTTGATCCTAAGTACAGGGCATTTCTTTTATTGGCTGCCATATTCCCTTTAAAGGTAATATTCCCGGTATCAGCGGTTATTCTACACGAACCGCTTGCCTGCATAGCGATAGCTCCGCCATTTGTTGTGGCTGTGTTTTCAGAAAATATTGTCTCTCCTCCGGATTCAAGAGTGAGGTTTTTAGCATAAATAGCTCCTCCTAATGCTCCCGAGGAGTTTTGGGAAAATAACAAAGATTCATTATTCTGAAAGAAAAAGGCATTAGTAGCAGCTGGGTCAGCTGCAGCTGGGGGCGAAGGGTTGGATGGAGAGGCAGGATCTTTATAACAAGCAGCACCGCCATTGCCCATGGAGAAGTTATTTGAAAACACTACTTTTTTATTGTTTTTGATAACCATTCCAGAGTCTTGACACAAAATAGCCCCCGACCCTGTTGCTAAGCTTGCGGGTGGCGTCGATGAAAAGATCAAATCAGAAAAACCTGAAAAATAGAGCGTTTTTGTTGACGCTGTTTGGCTAAAAGCAGCTCCTTCTCCATCCAAAGAGATATTTTGAAAAGTTAATGAGTGACTCTGCCCTTCCAAGGAGAGATCCCCCTGGGAATTGGTAAAGCAGGTATTTGTTGATCCCGCTGTGGCTGGAGTGGAACTCGTTGTTCCTCCAGGAGATGATGACCATACTCGAACTGTTGGTGCTATTGGTACATTGGGAGCAGGAGCAGGAGCGGGTGGCGGTGGCGCTGGAGGAGGAACTGGAGCTGGTGCGGCGGGAGTAATTGTATTGATGTCTTTAAAGGTAATATCAGCAGTTAGTTGATAAGTGGTGCCATTAGCCTCAGTTGTGGCTTTTGTGGTCATTGTTTCTGTTGCACCGTCACAACCTGTCGATAATTGTACAGTTGTTGGTGCGGCAGGAGCTGGTGTTGATGTTGATGAGGCTATAATCGGGGGGGGGGGGGTAAGTCCCCAGCGAAGGAAAAAGATCCGAGAAGTAATGAAGAAGACAGAGAAAGATTGATAGGAAGTTTCATAGAAAGGGGGTCTTGGGTAGAGAGAAACTTGTCTTGAAATTAGACAAACACTCACAAAAAATCAAGACGGCAATCTTGATTTTCTCGAGAGGAAGGGATTTGAAGCACTAGGGAAGGGGCTGCTTCCCTAGTGAATGGTATGAGGCTCGGGAGATCTAAGATTCTTGTAGTAATTAGAATCTTAGAGGGTTGTAGTTAAAAATGCATAGAGCTTCCTAGATTAGCTTGGTAACCAAGAGAAGATTTTCTTACTTCTAAGTTTCCTTGGGCAAATATTGTCATATGTGCATTTATAGGGAGATTTCCCGAGAGTTGTAGTTGTCCAGCGTGCCTTTTTAGATTTGTAGCTTTTGTTATGAAGGGGGTAGCAAGAGGAGCCACTGTAATTGTCGTATTTTGGGGATTGCGTCGGTAAATATCCGCTATATAGGCAACAGATACTTCATAATTAAAATCTGTAAATGGGGAATATCCATAGATTGTCACGCCTGGAGATAAGGAAAGATTTTTAAGGTATGTAGGGTCAAAGTTCCTACGGTTATATCCTTGTTCATGAAATCCATTTTGATGCACATAGACACTTTGTATTTTTATAAAGGGAAGAGTGTCATGCAACATTATGAAGTGACTATGCGTGGGTAATAGAAAGAGGAGGTCTATATCCCCACAATAGCCGTGATTGTCCCAAGTGCCTTTCGAGTGTTTGAAAGCGAGTTGTTTATTCTTTTGGGAATAATTTGTTTTTAAGGAGTTGTCGCTATAAAAATAACCAAATTGTCCCTGTAGTATTATGGGAAAATCGCTATAGGCGTCATCAATCTCATTGAAAAATCTCCATAGGGGAAGATCTATTTCATATCTTGCATATAGAGATCCTGCGAAGACTTTTTCGTGGATATTTGCTTTTTCACAATCTTTAGATTTTCCAAACAGCTGGCAAAATCCTAAGCTAAAATTAAAATCATTAGCAGATTGTGAGCTAATCCCTATAGCATAACCCCCTGTAGAATGATGTAACTTCTCCTCATCCTTAGTTTTATCTACATGTAGGGAATGCACGATTCCACACATCCAGAAATTTTTAGGATTTGCTGCAGATGCAGAATTTGCAATGAGCCTTTGAATGGCTTGGGCATCTGTCGCCATCGCCCATAAATTATTAGGAACTAGTGATGTGGTATTTGGCTTTTCATTGGGGAAAGCCAAATATCCTGTAGGTTGCCAAGAAAAAGTTGCTGCCCTACTAGATATAGCAGCTCTGGAAGTATCCCCCCAAGAGAAAGAAAAAGATCCTTGGTAGCCATAATGCGCCTCTTCCGTTTTTGGAAAAGAGAGTTTCTGATCACTTAAAGTAAGTGTTCCCGCAGCTGTTGATAATTGTAAAATATCTGATGTTATAGGATTTTCAAGAGCAGGATTTTTATAGAAATCCTCTGTAGCCATCGAAAACGTTATAGGTCCTGAGATTATAAGATTTCCGTTATTTCCCGTAGTGCTTAAAGATACTCCTCCCTTATTTGAAATATCATTAAGAGACACATGAAGATTTTTCAACTCTAAGTTTCCTGATGTTCTCAGTCCAGTTTCTGAAGAGTTAGAAGAGCTTCCTGTCTCTAGGACTACTAAGGAATTTGTCCCTTCTTGTACGAAAGATTGTGCCTCTATTAGAGCGCCATTCTTTATTATAAGAGTTCCTCCGGCGAGCCCTAAAGGCTGTTTAAATTGAGACACATTCGATGGGTCTTCAGGGCTACCACCAAATATAATCGTTCCAGGTAGGGGATTGTTTGCGATTTTTGAACGGTTAATTATTAATTTTTCATTACTATTTGCCTGATCTCCAGTAATCGGATCATTAAAAGTGATAGTTCTATCTGTCCAAGCTGTTAGCTCTACAAATTTAGCTCCAGATTCCAGGTGTATTCCGTTTCTTCCATTTTTATTTCTATTACCTTCGAAAGCAATATCTCCCGTATAGGCATTTATCTTTATTGTACCATTGGGAGCTATGCAAATAGCGCCGCCTTCTCCAGCTGCTGTGTTATTAGCAAAGAGGACTTTCCCATGACCGCTAATTTCTACGGTTGTTGCATAGATAGCTCCGCCATTTTTCGCAGAGGAATTTCCTAAAAATTCTACTAAGGCATTGTTCTGAAAGAACACAGGACGAGGAATTGCCTGTGGGTCTCCAGCTGGGTGTTGAGTGGAATCTTGAACATAAGCAATGGCGCCACCATTTTCTATCGAAAAGTTATTTTCGAATAGCAGATGTTGAATAGATTCCATAGTTACGGAAGCACCTTGAGAATAAATAGCTCCGTGACCGTTCTTTATTGTAGATCCAGGACATCCAGAAAAAGTGAGTTTGCTAAAGCCCCAAAAGCTCAGATCTTGTTCTGCTGAATTTTGGTTAACAATGGCTCCGCGGCCCGTAAGAGAAATATTTTCAAAAGTTAATGAGTTTCCGCTTCCTTGAAACCAGAGATTGCCAGCCCTGTTAATAAAACAAGATTCTGTTAAATTTGCTGTCGTTCATGGAGGGGTAGTTTTGAGCTCAATCGAGCTAATATTTTGAAAGGTAACATCACCACCGAATAGATAGGTGGTTCCCCAGGGATTATTTGATGCGCGGGTTGCCAATGTTTTTGATAATCCGTCTACGCTTTGTGTGATCTGCTCTTTAGTAACGGCAGTGTATTGTGGGATAGTTGCAGAAGTAAGGAGAGGTGTCTCGTTAGCAAAGGTAAGATAAGTAGGGAATAAAGAGGAAACGAGGAGGGGACAGTAAATAGAACGTTTCATATGAGGATAAGGGTTAAGGTGAAACTATTCGGAGCAATAGATCAGAAGATAAAAAAAATCAATAGGGACGCAAAGGGAAAATAGAAAAAACGTAGTTTTGAGAAATGAGAATCAGGGAAGAGGAGATCCCTGCTCATAAAGAGCAGGGATTTAAAAATGGTTAAAGAGGGTTAAAATTGTAGTTTAGCACCGAAGTCGTAGTTATAACTATGAGATGAAGAACGGAATTCGCAGTTACCTTCTGCGAAGAGTTCTAGATGCGGGCGTACGAAAAATCTTCCTGAACCTTGAACGGCGATAGCCTTAGTCGCTAGATTTGTTGCTTCTGTTGTCCAAGGAGCTAGACCTCCAATGAGAAATAGCGTCATACTCTCCGGATTAATTCGGAAGACATCTTGAATATACATAGCGGATAAATCATAAGCGAGGACCTTGTTAGGGCATGTACCGTTAAGTTTGATACCCATAGGAACAGCAAGATTTGCTAGGTAGGTACTTGAAAATAAGCAGCGACGTAGACCTTTCTCACTAAATTTCTTTTGTTCAGAATATACCCCTTGAAGCTTGATAAATGGAGAGACATGTTTTAACAAGAAGGAGTTTTTCATTGGTGTGCAAACAAATGTGGTTCCCAGTTCAGAAGCTAACGTATAGTTAGACCACGAGCCTGTTGTTTTTGTTTTATCAGTATGGAGTATCTTCAGGGAGTTATCGGTATGGCTATAGCTCACCTGAGCATTCATAATTACAGGAATTTTATTTGGCACATTAGGA
This window of the Chlamydia sp. BM-2023 genome carries:
- a CDS encoding polymorphic outer membrane protein middle domain-containing protein, with amino-acid sequence MTTKATTEANGTTYQLTADITFKDINTITPAAPAPVPPPAPPPPAPAPAPNVPIAPTVRVWSSSPGGTTSSTPATAGSTNTCFTNSQGDLSLEGQSHSLTFQNISLDGEGAAFSQTASTKTLYFSGFSDLIFSSTPPASLATGSGAILCQDSGMVIKNNKKVVFSNNFSMGNGGAACYKDPASPSNPSPPAAADPAATNAFFFQNNESLLFSQNSSGALGGAIYAKNLTLESGGETIFSENTATTNGGAIAMQASGSCRITADTGNITFKGNMAANKRNALYLGSNAKITQLNAKEGMGIYFFDNIEGMQADQTVPLSINKANGQTTYTGDIVFSAEEETNLSQISQPVKLEAGSLILRQGAILSLKSFTQTDANSKLVLEINSGPTPANTSLQASEAIDLKNVQVKLNDIDTHGYATIFATSSSGTITVSGPLTLVIPGGDFYANPDLDQILQKQLLNLATTKGTITLNNESYVVKEDPLHYGYQGIWRIGWQDVPSAGGGSTKTAAVAWQPTGYVPFPHEKPNTTSLVPDNLWSLVSDTRAIQKLIENSARVASSKDFWISSIVNSLHKHRSGDEEKFRHRGSGYAIGASSQTPTNFNFSVGFCQIFGNSQDYKHAKIHEKLFSGSLYAKYATNLPGAFKWIQAPLYQEIPVSFHGQFGFFYENNSMKINYTPSRKAKSSWNNRCFAGDLGMAILLSVPNNPIFLKEVSPFIKTQGAYARQQGFREKGFNPRIFNATHLNNISVSPGVKLQGHSHDISYELSAAYSGDVYRKNPQNTTQLISIVPTAPYITPASNLHRHAAYLEGNGNFPINPRMTLFAQGVCELRKSSINYQANAGTSMHF
- a CDS encoding polymorphic outer membrane protein middle domain-containing protein, whose protein sequence is MESIQHLLFENNFSIENGGAIAYVQDSTQHPAGDPQAIPRPVFFQNNALVEFLGNSSAKNGGAIYATTVEISGHGKVLFANNTAAGEGGAICIAPNGTIKINAYTGDIAFEGNRNKNGRNGIHLESGAKFVELTAWTDRTITFNDPITGDQANSNEKLIINRSKIANNPLPGTIIFGGSPEDPSNVSQFKQPLGLAGGTLIIKNGALIEAQSFVQEGTNSLVVLETGSSSNSSETGLRTSGNLELKNLHVSLNDISNKGGVSLSTTGNNGNLIISGPITFSMATEDFYKNPALENPITSDILQLSTAAGTLTLSDQKLSFPKTEEAHYGYQGSFSFSWGDTSRAAISSRAATFSWQPTGYLAFPNEKPNTTSLVPNNLWAMATDAQAIQRLIANSASAANPKNFWMCGIVHSLHVDKTKDEEKLHHSTGGYAIGISSQSANDFNFSLGFCQLFGKSKDCEKANIHEKVFAGSLYARYEIDLPLWRFFNEIDDAYSDFPIILQGQFGYFYSDNSLKTNYSQKNKQLAFKHSKGTWDNHGYCGDIDLLFLLPTHSHFIMLHDTLPFIKIQSVYVHQNGFHEQGYNRRNFDPTYLKNLSLSPGVTIYGYSPFTDFNYEVSVAYIADIYRRNPQNTTITVAPLATPFITKATNLKRHAGQLQLSGNLPINAHMTIFAQGNLEVRKSSLGYQANLGSSMHF
- a CDS encoding autotransporter domain-containing protein; amino-acid sequence: MKLFSQKFALLYFIFSTAHTALANPSQASTQPNPTQPTFLPLEPGSKRIEIKAPTDDLTQGVDGLTETMTTKETSKAGGTSYQLSAGDITFKNISEVIPSTGTPPQPQPPATAVGNCFVNTAGDLSFQGNQHSLIFENISLTGQGAAIRQVANNDESLSFFRLDKLLFSGCPENAVTEGQGAIYCEGSGVRISNNNSAIFTNNFSKTNGGAITSILKEGAALPHPNDFLVLVQSTQYTEFSGNSAGQNGGAIYTQGLRLTAHGNIKLTNNRAGGKGGAVYIAPDGIVNLLAISGDLLFEGNISSQGNNAMHLGTGAKITEITIKQGHSITFNDPITGDQANSTEKLTINATGYTGTLIFSGNPGMNNVSQLTQPIELAAGTLVIKNGAVLTTKSFTQTNSSSKVLLEINPDDSSSATSLLSSESIDLKNVHVDLTNFSNQRYVNIGTTGNQGNITISGPIVLENANPDFYKNPLLDNPLSADVVQLTTQGTITLTDPLPSFPDGDLIHYGHQGTWETSLINVAFSGGGSSKKIDLSWQPTGYIPFPNEKPQTTSLIPNNLWSLATDVQAIHKLIENSLSEENTKDIWVRGVVNSLHRRASKNEQKFRHASGGYAVGISSQTSGNFNFSLGFVELFGTSKDCDKAAIHEKVFAGSLCAKYEGDLLTRGDLLGIPTTTDLPFILQGQFGYVYEDNSLKIDYSNKNNALAFKKAKGSWKNHGYFADTGVFLSFPMFSKTPLFQEILPFVRMQNIRLSQKAFEETGYNRRNFASTHLTNLSLSPGIKIQGYASSLDSYCEICIAYVGDVYRHNPQNTTTFVAPAQLPVAPFITKATNLHRHAGKIQGSGNFPINSYMQLSVQGEVEIRKSSTNYYATLGSAIPF